The following are from one region of the Novosphingobium humi genome:
- a CDS encoding rod shape-determining protein MreD: MPANRLLRGSARQISRAPSPLIAYAAPWVTVALASCLPGWPLIAMAPIMPPLGFMTLLAWRQLRPGLLPVWAGAVLGMVDDLFSGAPFGAAMALWSITMIVMDLIEARFPWRNFLTDWLVAGLFIVAYLALGWVIAAHSGGAIAPALIVPQGLVALVAYPMVGRTVGLIDRWRLMRFRVLG; encoded by the coding sequence ATGCCCGCCAACCGCCTCTTGCGGGGCAGTGCGCGCCAGATCAGCCGCGCCCCCTCGCCGTTGATCGCCTATGCCGCGCCATGGGTGACGGTGGCGCTGGCTTCCTGCCTGCCGGGATGGCCGCTGATTGCGATGGCGCCGATCATGCCACCGCTGGGCTTCATGACGTTGCTGGCATGGCGGCAATTGCGGCCCGGTTTGCTGCCGGTCTGGGCGGGCGCGGTGCTGGGCATGGTCGATGACCTGTTCAGCGGGGCCCCCTTTGGCGCGGCCATGGCGCTCTGGTCGATCACGATGATCGTGATGGATCTGATCGAGGCGCGTTTTCCATGGCGCAATTTCCTGACCGACTGGCTGGTGGCCGGGCTCTTTATCGTCGCCTATCTGGCGCTGGGCTGGGTGATTGCGGCTCATTCGGGCGGGGCCATCGCGCCCGCGCTGATTGTGCCGCAAGGGCTGGTGGCGCTGGTGGCCTATCCGATGGTGGGGCGCACGGTCGGCCTGATCGACCGCTGGCGGTTGATGCGTTTCCGGGTGCTGGGTTGA
- the mreC gene encoding rod shape-determining protein MreC, producing the protein MAPPGNRRPGYSRRAHNNIFFAYVAAAVGTVVGGALLFGSMGSTGNFASLRNLASDVTQPAAQLTAQGRSAAGGAWGVAAGYFTSGPENARLKKEVALGRVQAVELAAVKQENERLKAMLGLTSDTPRPVAFGWLVASTSASARRYATISVGSLQGVKSGMPVRTHLGLIGRVLEVGLHSARVLMITDPESVVPVRRASDSIPAFATGKGDGTVQLRLLTLGLNPLKVGDAFVTSGSGGLYWPGTPIAVVSSLTRDGAIARVLGDPAVSEMVAVLPAWAPGDDPTLPPPADPVKAKADADAAAKAAAKADAQAKTAAAKAAKQKAAQ; encoded by the coding sequence ATGGCTCCGCCAGGCAACCGGCGCCCGGGCTATTCGCGCAGGGCGCATAACAATATCTTCTTTGCCTATGTGGCCGCTGCGGTGGGCACGGTGGTGGGCGGCGCGCTGCTGTTTGGCTCGATGGGCAGCACCGGCAATTTCGCGTCCCTGCGTAATCTGGCCAGCGATGTGACCCAGCCTGCGGCGCAACTGACGGCGCAGGGGCGTTCGGCCGCGGGCGGCGCATGGGGCGTGGCGGCGGGCTATTTCACCTCTGGCCCGGAAAATGCGCGACTGAAGAAAGAGGTCGCGCTGGGCCGGGTGCAGGCGGTCGAACTCGCGGCGGTCAAACAGGAGAACGAGCGGCTCAAGGCCATGCTGGGCCTGACATCGGACACGCCCAGGCCGGTTGCTTTTGGCTGGCTGGTGGCCAGCACCAGCGCCAGCGCGCGCCGCTATGCCACGATCTCGGTGGGCAGCCTTCAGGGCGTGAAAAGCGGGATGCCGGTGCGCACGCATCTGGGGCTGATCGGGCGCGTGCTGGAGGTGGGCCTACATTCGGCGCGGGTGTTGATGATCACCGACCCCGAAAGCGTGGTGCCGGTGCGCCGCGCCAGCGATTCCATCCCCGCCTTTGCCACGGGCAAGGGCGACGGCACCGTGCAATTGCGGCTGCTCACGCTGGGGCTCAATCCGCTCAAGGTGGGCGATGCCTTCGTCACGTCGGGTTCGGGCGGGCTTTACTGGCCCGGCACGCCGATTGCGGTCGTCTCCAGCCTGACGCGCGACGGGGCGATTGCCCGCGTGCTGGGCGATCCGGCGGTCAGCGAGATGGTGGCGGTGCTGCCCGCATGGGCGCCGGGCGATGATCCCACACTGCCCCCGCCCGCCGATCCGGTGAAGGCCAAGGCGGACGCCGATGCCGCAGCCAAAGCCGCCGCCAAGGCCGATGCGCAGGCCAAAACGGCGGCGGCCAAGGCCGCCAAGCAAAAGGCAGCGCAATAA
- a CDS encoding rod shape-determining protein, giving the protein MSSFFSRFMKFGSQNMAIDLGTANTLVYVQDRGIVLNEPSVVAIETINGNKSVKAVGDDAKMMMGKTPDSIEAIRPLRDGVIADIEIAEEMIKHFIRKVHGKRSLFRYPEIVICVPSGSTSVERRAIRDAASNAGASQVYLILEPMAAAIGADMPVTEPVGSMVVDIGGGTTEVAVLSLRGLAYTTSVRVGGDKMDEAIVSYVRRHHNLLIGEATAERIKKDYGIAVMPADGIGETIHLKGRDLVNGVPKEITITQANIAEALSEPISAIIEGVRIALENTAPELAADIVDQGIVLTGGGALIKGLDDYLREETGLPVSIAEDPLSCVALGTGRAMEDPIYRGVLMTA; this is encoded by the coding sequence ATGTCGTCCTTTTTCTCGCGTTTCATGAAATTCGGTTCGCAAAACATGGCCATCGACCTCGGTACGGCCAATACGCTTGTCTATGTGCAGGACCGGGGAATCGTGTTGAACGAGCCCAGCGTGGTGGCCATCGAGACGATCAACGGCAACAAGAGCGTCAAGGCCGTGGGCGATGATGCCAAGATGATGATGGGCAAGACCCCCGACAGCATCGAGGCCATCCGCCCGCTGCGCGACGGCGTGATCGCCGACATCGAAATCGCCGAAGAAATGATCAAGCATTTCATCCGCAAGGTCCATGGCAAGCGCAGCCTGTTCCGTTACCCGGAAATCGTGATCTGCGTGCCTTCGGGGTCCACCAGCGTCGAACGCCGCGCGATCCGCGATGCGGCCAGCAATGCGGGCGCCAGCCAGGTTTACCTGATCCTCGAACCGATGGCCGCTGCGATCGGCGCCGATATGCCCGTGACCGAACCGGTGGGTTCGATGGTGGTCGATATCGGCGGCGGCACGACCGAAGTGGCGGTCCTTTCGCTGCGCGGTCTGGCCTACACCACCTCGGTGCGCGTGGGCGGCGACAAGATGGACGAAGCCATCGTTTCCTATGTCCGCCGACACCACAACCTGCTGATCGGCGAAGCCACGGCCGAGCGCATCAAGAAGGATTACGGCATTGCCGTGATGCCCGCCGACGGCATTGGCGAAACGATCCACCTCAAGGGTCGCGATCTGGTCAATGGCGTGCCCAAGGAAATCACGATCACGCAGGCCAATATCGCCGAAGCGCTGTCCGAACCGATCAGCGCGATCATCGAAGGCGTGCGCATCGCGCTGGAAAACACCGCGCCCGAACTGGCCGCCGACATTGTCGATCAGGGCATCGTGCTGACGGGCGGCGGCGCGCTGATCAAGGGTCTGGACGATTATCTGCGCGAGGAAACCGGTCTGCCGGTGTCGATCGCGGAGGATCCGCTGTCCTGCGTGGCGCTGGGCACGGGCCGCGCGATGGAAGATCCGATCTATCGCGGCGTGTTGATGACGGCCTGA
- the mutL gene encoding DNA mismatch repair endonuclease MutL, which yields MPIIRRLPENLVNRIAAGEVVERPASALKELMENSIDAGAGQISVRLSDGGLDAIEVTDDGCGMAPDQMALALERHATSKLPDEAIELVTTLGFRGEALPSIASVARFSIESRPRGAAEGWRRVVDHGEVVEDGPAALPPGTRIRVDNLFAKIPARRKFLRSGRSEYAACLDVVRRLAMARPEVGFVLEHDGRRVLSVQPGQTGPARVAQIVARELAEDGVIIELERGPARLTGVAGLPTFNRGVADHQYLFVNGRPVKDRLLVGAVRGAYADMLARDRHAVLALFLDVPPEEVDVNVHPAKTEVRFRDPSFIRGFIVSGLRHALEGAGQKTAQTPAAPAMAAWTSGIAQVEPIAPAPAPSLSSLFARQYAPNYSSVPNRVSEAGAAWRGYEAQVMAPAQDLPMGRAEAAQEAAPEAVRHPLGVARGQVANTYIIAEAEDGLVIVDQHAAHERIVLERLKAAGAGDKVAAAQALLLPEVIELDEPSCDRLEEAIPTLAQHGLALERFGPTAMLARSVPAALGKGDVQALVRDVADDLAANGDALLLGERLDLVLATMACHGSVRAGRALNVAEMNALLREMEVTPRSGQCNHGRPTWVKLAHGDIEKLFGRK from the coding sequence ATGCCGATCATCCGCCGCCTTCCTGAAAATCTGGTCAACCGCATTGCCGCCGGTGAAGTGGTCGAGCGGCCTGCCTCCGCACTCAAGGAATTGATGGAAAATTCCATCGACGCGGGCGCTGGCCAGATCAGCGTGCGCCTGTCCGATGGCGGGCTGGACGCCATTGAGGTGACCGACGATGGCTGCGGCATGGCGCCCGACCAGATGGCGCTGGCGCTGGAGCGGCACGCGACATCTAAATTGCCCGACGAGGCTATCGAACTGGTCACGACCCTTGGCTTTCGCGGCGAGGCCTTGCCCTCGATCGCCAGCGTCGCGCGCTTTTCCATCGAGAGCCGCCCGCGCGGCGCCGCCGAGGGCTGGCGCCGGGTGGTCGATCATGGCGAGGTGGTCGAGGACGGCCCCGCCGCGCTGCCGCCCGGCACGCGCATCCGGGTGGACAACCTTTTCGCCAAAATCCCGGCGCGGCGCAAATTCCTGCGCAGCGGGCGCAGCGAATATGCCGCCTGCCTTGATGTGGTGCGCCGTCTGGCCATGGCGCGGCCCGAGGTGGGCTTTGTGCTGGAGCATGACGGGCGCCGCGTCCTGTCGGTCCAGCCGGGGCAGACTGGTCCTGCCCGCGTGGCCCAGATCGTCGCGCGCGAACTGGCCGAGGATGGGGTGATTATCGAGCTGGAGCGCGGCCCTGCGCGGTTGACGGGCGTGGCGGGCCTGCCGACGTTCAATCGCGGCGTGGCCGATCACCAATATCTGTTCGTCAACGGTCGCCCGGTCAAGGATCGCCTGCTGGTGGGCGCGGTGCGCGGGGCCTATGCCGATATGCTGGCGCGCGACCGCCATGCGGTGCTGGCGCTGTTCCTCGACGTGCCGCCCGAGGAGGTGGATGTGAACGTCCACCCCGCCAAGACTGAGGTACGTTTCCGCGATCCCTCCTTTATCCGGGGCTTTATCGTCTCGGGCCTGCGCCATGCGTTGGAAGGGGCGGGGCAAAAGACCGCCCAGACCCCCGCAGCGCCCGCGATGGCCGCTTGGACATCGGGCATTGCGCAGGTTGAGCCGATTGCGCCCGCCCCGGCGCCCAGCCTGTCGAGCCTCTTCGCCCGCCAATATGCTCCCAACTATTCCTCGGTTCCCAACCGCGTCAGCGAGGCGGGCGCGGCATGGCGCGGCTATGAGGCGCAGGTGATGGCCCCCGCGCAGGATTTGCCGATGGGCCGTGCCGAGGCTGCGCAGGAAGCGGCGCCCGAGGCGGTCCGCCATCCTCTGGGCGTGGCGCGCGGACAGGTCGCCAACACCTATATCATCGCCGAGGCCGAGGACGGGCTGGTGATCGTGGACCAGCACGCGGCCCATGAACGCATCGTGCTGGAACGGCTGAAGGCGGCGGGCGCGGGCGACAAGGTGGCCGCCGCGCAGGCCTTGCTCCTGCCCGAGGTGATCGAGCTGGACGAGCCAAGCTGCGACCGGCTGGAGGAGGCGATCCCCACGCTGGCCCAGCATGGGCTGGCGCTGGAGCGGTTCGGGCCCACGGCGATGCTGGCCCGCTCGGTCCCCGCCGCGCTGGGCAAGGGCGATGTTCAGGCGCTGGTGCGCGATGTGGCCGATGATCTGGCGGCCAATGGCGATGCGCTTTTGCTGGGCGAGCGGCTCGATCTGGTGCTGGCCACCATGGCCTGCCATGGCAGCGTGCGGGCGGGGCGGGCGCTCAATGTGGCCGAAATGAACGCCCTGCTGCGCGAGATGGAAGTGACCCCGCGTTCAGGCCAGTGCAACCACGGGCGGCCGACCTGGGTGAAGCTGGCGCATGGGGATATTGAAAAGCTGTTCGGGCGGAAATAG
- a CDS encoding ectonucleotide pyrophosphatase/phosphodiesterase, translated as MKQFFRLMAALFLSLAALTQPVAARGKAPERIPTILISIDGFRPDYISPALTPNLAAIAASGVSGTMTPSFPTITFPNHWTMATGLRPDRHGIVNSAMSDPAHPGVIFGKSSEQPWWWDGSGGPVHVEPIWVAAERAHIRSGIMFWPGSTVAIDGIRASDWQAYHADLPNHERAEVVLDWMRRPAKIRPGLALLYFGDVDVNGHRHGPGSPETTAAIRDVDAAIGYLRRGLAAMHRRVNMVIVSDHGMARTIPDHVIWAKDYLAKEDYALVSYGGILFINNVPGHEAKLAESLKKMPSFINCWRKGELPERFHYGHNARVPDWLCLPDPGARIMDGNPEHPNDGGDHGYDPAAPDMRALFLATGPAFRPGTHLPAFDNVAIEPLLRRLIGLAPGKDRDGTVAPVAKALR; from the coding sequence ATGAAGCAGTTTTTCCGTCTGATGGCCGCCCTGTTCCTGTCGCTGGCCGCGCTGACCCAGCCCGTCGCCGCGCGCGGCAAGGCGCCCGAGCGCATCCCCACGATCCTGATTTCCATCGACGGTTTCCGCCCCGATTACATCAGCCCCGCCCTCACCCCCAATCTGGCCGCAATTGCCGCCAGCGGCGTGTCGGGCACGATGACGCCCTCCTTTCCCACCATCACCTTTCCCAATCACTGGACCATGGCCACCGGCCTGCGCCCGGATCGCCACGGCATCGTCAACAGCGCGATGAGCGATCCGGCCCACCCCGGCGTCATCTTCGGCAAATCCAGCGAGCAGCCCTGGTGGTGGGATGGCAGCGGCGGGCCGGTGCATGTCGAGCCGATCTGGGTAGCCGCCGAGCGCGCCCATATTCGCAGCGGCATCATGTTCTGGCCCGGATCGACCGTGGCCATCGACGGCATCCGCGCCAGCGACTGGCAGGCCTATCACGCCGATCTGCCCAATCATGAACGCGCCGAGGTGGTGCTCGACTGGATGCGGCGGCCCGCGAAAATCCGGCCCGGTCTGGCGCTGCTCTATTTTGGCGATGTGGATGTGAACGGCCATCGCCATGGGCCGGGCTCACCCGAAACCACCGCCGCGATCCGCGATGTGGATGCGGCCATCGGCTATCTGCGCCGGGGTCTGGCGGCCATGCACCGACGGGTCAACATGGTCATTGTTTCGGATCACGGCATGGCCCGCACCATTCCCGACCATGTGATCTGGGCCAAGGATTATCTGGCCAAGGAGGATTACGCTCTCGTTTCCTATGGCGGCATATTGTTCATCAACAATGTGCCGGGGCATGAGGCCAAACTGGCCGAGAGCCTGAAGAAAATGCCTTCTTTCATCAACTGCTGGCGCAAGGGCGAATTGCCCGAACGCTTCCATTACGGGCATAATGCGCGCGTGCCCGACTGGCTGTGCCTGCCCGATCCGGGGGCGCGGATCATGGATGGCAACCCGGAGCACCCCAATGACGGCGGCGACCATGGCTATGACCCGGCCGCCCCCGACATGCGCGCGCTCTTTCTCGCCACCGGCCCGGCCTTCCGCCCCGGCACGCATCTGCCCGCGTTCGACAATGTTGCAATCGAGCCGCTGCTGCGCCGGTTGATAGGTCTGGCGCCCGGCAAGGATCGTGACGGAACGGTGGCGCCGGTGGCAAAGGCGCTGCGGTAG
- a CDS encoding MaoC family dehydratase produces MSAEFRTFFEDLVPGEVHKFGRYEVKRDEVIDFARAYDPHEFHLSDEAAANSHFGRLSASGWHTCAMTMRMMVDQMHEKGIASMGGAGVDELRWSAPVYPGDVLRVESELLEKRRSRSRPEMGLIRRRNTVFNQENRAVMSFLVTGMIGLRDPSAPFED; encoded by the coding sequence ATGAGCGCTGAGTTTCGGACCTTTTTCGAAGATCTTGTACCGGGCGAAGTGCACAAGTTCGGCCGGTATGAGGTCAAGCGCGATGAAGTGATTGACTTTGCCCGCGCCTATGATCCGCATGAATTCCACCTGTCCGACGAGGCGGCGGCAAACAGCCATTTCGGCCGCCTTTCGGCCAGCGGTTGGCACACCTGCGCGATGACCATGCGGATGATGGTGGATCAGATGCATGAAAAAGGCATCGCCAGCATGGGCGGCGCGGGGGTCGATGAATTGCGCTGGAGCGCGCCGGTCTATCCGGGCGACGTGCTGCGCGTGGAATCGGAACTGCTGGAAAAGCGCCGCAGCCGTTCGCGCCCCGAAATGGGCCTGATCCGGCGGCGCAACACCGTGTTCAATCAGGAAAACCGCGCAGTGATGAGCTTTCTCGTCACCGGCATGATCGGCTTACGCGATCCGTCAGCCCCCTTTGAGGATTGA
- the ychF gene encoding redox-regulated ATPase YchF: MGFKCGIVGLPNVGKSTLFNALTETQAAQAANYPFCTIEPNVGQVGVPDPRLDKLAEIAGSQKIIPTQLSFVDIAGLVRGASKGEGLGNQFLGNIREVDAIVHVLRCFENDDIQHVDNRVDPISDAETVETELMLSDLESLEKRVSAAQKKANSGDKEAKILVSVLGQALELLREGKPARLTQPKDDDEARVFAQAQLLTAKPVLYVCNVEEESAATGNAFSAKVFEKAKAEGATAVIVSAAIEADLVGMDPEERAEFLSELGLKETGLARIIRAGYDLLGLLTFFTVGPKEARAWTVAKGSKAPQAAGAIHSDFERGFIRAETIAYDDYVSLGGEGPCRDAGKLRQEGKEYVTKDGDVFHFKFNV; this comes from the coding sequence ATGGGTTTCAAATGCGGGATCGTCGGCCTGCCCAACGTGGGCAAGTCCACCCTGTTCAATGCGTTGACCGAGACGCAGGCGGCGCAGGCGGCCAACTATCCCTTCTGCACCATCGAGCCCAACGTGGGCCAGGTGGGCGTGCCCGATCCGCGCCTTGACAAGCTGGCCGAGATTGCCGGCAGCCAGAAGATCATCCCCACGCAATTGTCCTTTGTTGACATCGCGGGCCTCGTACGCGGCGCGTCCAAGGGCGAAGGTCTGGGCAACCAGTTCCTTGGCAATATCCGCGAAGTGGACGCCATCGTCCATGTGCTGCGCTGTTTTGAAAATGACGACATCCAGCATGTCGACAACCGCGTGGACCCGATTTCGGACGCCGAAACGGTTGAGACCGAACTGATGCTGTCCGACCTTGAAAGTCTGGAAAAGCGCGTTTCGGCAGCGCAAAAGAAGGCCAACAGCGGCGACAAGGAAGCCAAGATCCTCGTCTCGGTGCTGGGACAGGCCCTCGAACTGCTGCGCGAGGGCAAGCCTGCCCGCCTGACGCAGCCCAAGGATGATGATGAAGCGCGCGTCTTTGCCCAGGCCCAGTTGCTGACCGCAAAGCCGGTGCTCTATGTCTGCAACGTCGAGGAAGAAAGCGCGGCCACGGGCAATGCTTTTTCCGCCAAGGTGTTTGAAAAGGCCAAGGCCGAAGGCGCCACCGCCGTCATCGTCTCCGCCGCGATCGAGGCCGATCTGGTCGGCATGGACCCTGAGGAGCGCGCCGAATTCCTTTCCGAACTGGGCTTGAAGGAAACGGGCCTCGCGCGCATCATCCGCGCCGGTTACGACCTGCTCGGCCTGCTCACCTTCTTCACCGTCGGCCCCAAGGAAGCACGCGCATGGACCGTGGCCAAGGGCTCGAAGGCCCCGCAGGCGGCGGGCGCGATCCACTCGGATTTCGAACGCGGCTTTATCCGGGCCGAAACCATCGCCTATGACGATTACGTCTCGCTGGGCGGCGAAGGGCCGTGCCGCGATGCGGGCAAGCTGCGTCAAGAAGGCAAGGAATATGTCACCAAGGACGGCGACGTGTTCCACTTCAAGTTCAACGTGTGA
- a CDS encoding PEP-CTERM sorting domain-containing protein: protein MQKQNWLLTGVTIGSIILAILGWTRKVDCGCPKDLNATVSSAIKGLGEGIGQGNSAKVLDAKGMAIRVGAPDAGKAAPLGRSAVLGTGIGASGNPANLTNTRGPLGVGRGIGTGVAPSGSGNLRADGAPFDGTGDGFARGNGASGIGGTTSRGTSGGPGNPSGGSGGASSGQLGPNGQSAGATGSTGGSLGSGSQGTGSTSGGQQAVASSGGAGNGSSGGSPNGQSAGQGATSGGVTSTTSSTTSGGAVSSTGGATTTGGTTGGRDPFGPRDPNMRPGGDGASSGGRGPAGGTDGRGPDGRDRPGAGGPDSDGGRDRDGRDPGGRGNGWFDGFHFGDKEKGAGATDVPEPGTFGLMGIGVAGLGFASWRRRRGKGVPARNREDGPAEQGTA, encoded by the coding sequence ATGCAAAAGCAGAACTGGCTGCTGACCGGCGTCACCATCGGCAGCATCATTCTGGCGATTCTGGGCTGGACGCGCAAAGTGGACTGCGGTTGCCCCAAGGATTTGAACGCCACGGTTTCAAGCGCGATCAAGGGTTTGGGCGAAGGCATCGGACAAGGCAACAGCGCAAAGGTGCTGGACGCCAAGGGCATGGCCATCCGTGTGGGCGCGCCCGATGCGGGCAAGGCTGCGCCGCTGGGCCGCTCCGCCGTGCTGGGCACCGGCATCGGCGCTTCGGGCAACCCGGCCAATCTGACCAATACACGCGGCCCGCTGGGCGTCGGGCGCGGGATAGGCACGGGCGTGGCACCTTCGGGCAGCGGCAATCTGCGCGCCGATGGCGCCCCCTTTGACGGCACCGGCGACGGCTTTGCGCGGGGCAATGGCGCCAGCGGCATCGGCGGCACCACATCGCGCGGAACCAGCGGCGGGCCGGGCAATCCCTCTGGCGGATCGGGCGGCGCATCCAGCGGCCAGCTCGGCCCCAACGGCCAATCGGCAGGCGCAACCGGCTCGACAGGCGGCTCTCTGGGCAGCGGTTCGCAGGGGACAGGCTCGACCTCGGGCGGCCAGCAGGCGGTGGCGAGCAGCGGCGGCGCAGGCAATGGATCGAGTGGGGGATCGCCCAATGGCCAGAGCGCCGGTCAGGGCGCCACGTCGGGCGGCGTAACCAGCACCACCAGTTCGACCACTTCGGGCGGCGCGGTTTCCTCAACAGGCGGCGCGACCACCACTGGCGGCACGACGGGCGGGCGCGATCCCTTTGGCCCGCGCGATCCCAATATGCGCCCCGGCGGCGATGGAGCATCCTCGGGCGGGCGCGGACCTGCCGGTGGCACGGATGGGCGCGGCCCGGACGGCCGCGATCGCCCCGGCGCTGGCGGCCCCGACAGCGATGGCGGCAGGGATCGGGACGGGCGCGATCCGGGCGGGCGCGGCAACGGCTGGTTCGACGGCTTCCACTTTGGCGACAAGGAAAAGGGCGCGGGCGCGACCGATGTTCCCGAACCGGGCACCTTTGGCCTGATGGGCATCGGCGTGGCGGGCCTCGGCTTTGCCTCATGGCGCCGCCGCCGGGGCAAGGGCGTGCCAGCCCGCAACCGCGAGGACGGCCCGGCCGAACAAGGCACGGCCTGA
- the pth gene encoding aminoacyl-tRNA hydrolase yields MQLWVGLGNPGDQYRMNRHNVGFMACDVIADMHRFGPVQKKFQGWLQDGRIGTERVILLKPATFMNESGRSVAEAMRFFKLTPDALTVFHDELDLPPMKVKVKTGGGHAGHNGLRSIAQHMGPDYRRVRIGIGHPGHKDRVTGHVLGNYAKAEMDDLADMLGAIAAEAPWLAKGDDVRFMNDVALRLG; encoded by the coding sequence ATGCAATTGTGGGTGGGCCTCGGCAATCCGGGCGACCAGTACAGGATGAACCGGCACAATGTGGGCTTTATGGCCTGCGATGTGATCGCCGACATGCATCGCTTTGGCCCGGTGCAAAAGAAGTTTCAGGGCTGGCTTCAGGATGGCCGCATCGGCACAGAGCGGGTGATCCTGCTCAAACCGGCCACCTTCATGAACGAAAGCGGCCGCTCGGTGGCCGAGGCGATGCGCTTTTTCAAGCTGACGCCCGATGCCCTCACGGTCTTTCATGACGAGCTGGACCTGCCCCCGATGAAGGTCAAGGTCAAAACCGGCGGCGGCCATGCCGGACACAATGGCCTGCGCTCGATCGCCCAGCATATGGGGCCCGACTATCGCCGCGTGCGCATCGGCATCGGCCATCCGGGACACAAAGACCGCGTGACGGGCCATGTTCTGGGCAATTACGCCAAGGCCGAAATGGATGATCTGGCCGACATGCTGGGCGCGATTGCCGCCGAGGCGCCGTGGCTGGCCAAGGGCGATGATGTGCGCTTTATGAATGATGTCGCGCTTCGGCTTGGCTGA
- a CDS encoding TraB/GumN family protein, whose amino-acid sequence MMKRGWAALAALSLAGGALWYGLHRPETVHPALWQIEGPGGQKGWLLGTIHALPRAADWREGAVAAAWDGADTIIVEIAALNDDAATARAFQALAHTPGLPPLDARVAPQNRAALTRALADAHAKPGDFADTETWAAALMLAREAATGNPAYGIDRAVLAEAGSKRIVELEGAAAQLAIFDRLPESAQRRLLDETLSDERPDTQPPVDLAAAWKKGDVATLAQETNRGILADPVLREALYTGRNRAWSAKIAQSLATGAHPFVAVGAAHMAGPDGLPAMLAARGYRVTRVQ is encoded by the coding sequence ATGATGAAACGGGGCTGGGCCGCCCTTGCCGCGCTCTCGCTGGCGGGGGGAGCGCTCTGGTATGGGCTGCATCGGCCTGAAACGGTCCATCCCGCGCTGTGGCAGATTGAAGGCCCCGGTGGGCAAAAAGGCTGGTTGCTGGGCACGATCCACGCCCTGCCCCGCGCGGCGGACTGGCGCGAGGGCGCGGTGGCGGCGGCGTGGGACGGGGCCGACACGATCATCGTGGAAATCGCCGCGCTGAATGATGATGCGGCCACGGCGCGGGCGTTTCAGGCGCTGGCCCATACGCCCGGTCTGCCCCCGCTGGATGCGCGGGTGGCGCCGCAAAACCGCGCGGCTCTGACGCGGGCACTGGCCGATGCTCATGCCAAACCGGGTGATTTTGCCGATACCGAAACCTGGGCCGCAGCCCTGATGCTGGCGCGCGAGGCGGCGACGGGCAATCCGGCCTATGGCATTGACCGCGCCGTTCTGGCCGAGGCCGGAAGCAAGCGGATCGTCGAGTTGGAAGGCGCCGCCGCGCAACTGGCCATCTTCGACCGCCTGCCCGAAAGCGCCCAGCGCCGCCTGCTGGATGAGACGCTGTCCGACGAGCGGCCCGATACGCAGCCCCCCGTGGATCTGGCCGCCGCGTGGAAAAAGGGCGATGTCGCCACGCTGGCGCAGGAAACCAACCGCGGCATTCTGGCCGATCCGGTCCTGCGCGAGGCGCTCTATACCGGCCGCAACCGGGCATGGAGCGCAAAAATCGCCCAGAGCCTCGCCACCGGCGCGCATCCCTTTGTCGCGGTGGGCGCGGCGCATATGGCCGGACCGGACGGCCTGCCCGCAATGCTGGCCGCGCGCGGCTATCGCGTTACGCGGGTGCAATAG